The stretch of DNA TAAAGGCTTGGACAAGGCAAGTCCAGCTCCACCTGTTAGGTACTCATAACCATAAAGATTATCCCACAATCGAAAACCGTATCGTTCTCCaattgcaattggagtttctgaatTATAGCATGTTAATAAACGCAACAAACGTGCTAcactaatattaaaaaaataacattatattacaattatatattgttaaaagtatattgtacattatacacaagaaataatttacctAAAAATTGTATCATCATCGCTAATTATCAACCAatctaaattttttttctttagtatTTTGTCTACCTCTACTAGAATGTTGTAGGTCTTTTCACAGTGACCATGTGTTGTATTTGGCACAATGAAAGCATCAGGTAAATATTTATCTATACTGGAAAGAGGCATGTCACATAACAATGACCAATATATAAGACACATTATTCAATTAGCCATACAATAATCCTTGCTTCCAAGGTGTAAAATCATATCTGCCAACTATCTCGAATTCAGTGTTGgtgatgaattttatttcgagccaCCACAAATTCAAATAATCAAAATGTCAAAGTGATATTACACGTGTGTCAGTGCATTAACCACTAATGCAGCATTACTCCAACATGTGAGTACCTTAAAGGAAGGATTAATGTATAGTGAAATTGATCGTACCAGCAGCATCACTAAAGTAACCAATGTTTTTAGCATATTTTGCCCATGTCCTCTTAATCACAGGAATCCTCTCAACATGATACTTTGTACAGGTTTTTACAGCAAAATATACGTTTTCAGACGATATAGATGCATCCTTCATATAGAATAATATGCAATacagtataaaataaaatggtGTAGTTCAACAACTTACAAGGAATATCACTCAACTATTACGATTTTGATAAAACTTTACACAtaggaaaaattaacgaaaatatttaacgCGTAGTTTTTTTATCTGCTCGAATTCGTATTTAAAAGATGAAACCATCCTTCAAAGTTCCAGgtcagaaaaatattaaatgaatTAACTTGTAAACACATGAATTGTCCACTTAAACCATTTGCACCATGGCCATTTCAGTAACAGTgattgttatttataatttatatattttgaaatatgtAACTTTAGTTACTTATAACTCTAATGTTATTAAGAAATTATACCTAGTATTTTATCATTCTGAAAAAgtagattaaaattgaaatcggcCAGGTTGAGCATTTCCCTTCTAAGTCTAACATTCTGATCCTTGTACCCACCACTTACCCCACCATATTCAGGTCACTCCCTCAAGGATCCTTTCTAAATTATCAAGCTATACAAAtggtgtatataaaaatataggcTTACACATGGGTGAAAGTATCTTGGATATGTGGCACAATCTGCACTGGATACAATACATATTTCAGATGCATGTGTCAACCGTATTcctttatcaatttttaaaacaaaagaTGCAAATTCATATGATGCatcaattgaaaaataatctttTGACCTTTCACCTTCAACAACCTTTTGTGCTaaactgaaaaagaaaagaattttttgtgtacattatttaaataaaatttataaaatatataaaatatataatagataaagtaaaatatatttgtgCAATATACCTGTGTAACAAAGTTAATGTTATTCCAAAACCTGATGCTATATGtggatatttaaattttttattatgctCCGCAAAGTGATGTATGATGGTTGGTTCATGATCATATAGTGCA from Ptiloglossa arizonensis isolate GNS036 chromosome 14, iyPtiAriz1_principal, whole genome shotgun sequence encodes:
- the LOC143154321 gene encoding beta-1,3-glucosyltransferase codes for the protein MSFMYATYMILFVLCLSRGDSNILNPSDIVIVVLSQKEGYHAAHADILKKGILEQSDMLDKDPPKIVLSHELNINGSWTIIPLLDHLLDTFSTSKWFFFCLENTVIRLNKLLSVLSKFQENKNVWIGYALYDHEPTIIHHFAEHNKKFKYPHIASGFGITLTLLHSLAQKVVEGERSKDYFSIDASYEFASFVLKIDKGIRLTHASEICIVSSADCATYPRYFHPCDASISSENVYFAVKTCTKYHVERIPVIKRTWAKYAKNIGYFSDAADKYLPDAFIVPNTTHGHCEKTYNILVEVDKILKKKNLDWLIISDDDTIFSVARLLRLLTCYNSETPIAIGERYGFRLWDNLYGYEYLTGGAGLALSKPLVHEMIQPGRCNCPSSTTPDDMYLFGICLARIGVQPVHSPLFHQARPSDYATAYLASQEPVSFHKFWMLEPQMVYDEWFSKADKSLIVIDKHIEL